Within Chroicocephalus ridibundus chromosome 11, bChrRid1.1, whole genome shotgun sequence, the genomic segment ATCTGTCGCCAGAGCTCCTCGGCTGCTCAGtctagcagcaccagcagggtgcTTGGCATGAcatggcttccctcccttccttcctcccgtaGGTGTTTGGACTACACCTAGAGCCTTCTCAGGTGACAGACATTGTCCTCATTGCGATCGAGGCCCTGACAGCAGATGACATCTCTGACAGGCAGATGGGCAGCAACATCCTGGACATGGTCGTGCTAGACCCTGGCTACTGGCTGACGGACGTAAGTGCCCTGTGGCTGGACTGCCCTGCCCGTGAGCCCTGACaggccttgctcttccctccttccctaagCCAGCTCTCTCGGGCACCTGAAGCCGTTTCAAGGCAacagagagggatgggaagggcagcACTTTCAGTcgcagctggagaaatggctgCACTCCACTGGCCGCACCATCCTCACCTGTGTCCTCTCCAGGTGCCAAAGTTCATGAGGTACATCCACAAAAACGTGGAGTGCATCTGCACGGAgccagcccggcacagcctggactcccttCTCCTCCGAATGACCGAGTGGTGCCCCAGAGAAGTGGTCAGGAGCCTGTTGAAGATCTCGCCAACCTGTGACAGGTACTAGCCCAGACAGCCTTGAGGGCTTGtgccctgcggggagagggacgcggggactctctggctgccagacccaaggAATGTTGCAAGACATCGctgaggagcagggccctccatcccaccacgcttcccagAACCAGTGGGTCACcaggcctgcagcagccagagctggccaagccagagccccaccaccacgctcctcccagccccagggggaacaccaccgcagccccctcccgcctgcccggtCAGGGCCCCCGCACACCCCAAGCGAAagggccagggctgcagcacagccagggcccgGAGAGGCTGGCCCAGGCATGGTGCAGtggccgaggcagccctgctgacccagcgctctgggtctgcagcgctgccctggccatgtgggaggtgatgatcTCCGTGCCTTGGATTTTGTGGAGCGTCTTGACGGAGCTGCTCAGCGTGCTCCAGGACCAGCGGGTGCGCAAGGTGTTCAGCTGTGCCACGGAGGACGCCTGCATCTATCCCTTGGCTGTGAGTGACCACGCTCATCCTCAGGGCTGCGCCTGCCTCCCCAGCGAAACGGGCACGGAGCCCTCCCCTCCTGTCTGCCTCCAAATGGCCACCTCCCCCCGTACAGAGGGACACAGCCCCTTAGGGCCAGCAGGgccttgcccagcaccagccagaccccctgccagactcttggggctgccctgcgccCTTTTGGCCCCGgtgcacaaacacaaagcctgctcctgcccgggcagcgctctgcttccccccgccctgctctgcagcccacaaacctggggcagagaaaggggcagaagccagagccaggccaggcGCTGGGCCTGGGGCGGAGGCATGGCCTCTGCACAGCCTGAGGGGGCTTCAggtctggggagaggagatgatTGCCACCGCTGGCGGGTCACGCCGCCTTCGTGCCAGCGTGGCGGAGGGAGCCccgcaggctctgctgctctctaacCGCTGTCTTCGTTTTAGCTGCTGCTCTACACTGACATTGACGCCgaggagtttgctgccctgtACAGAGCCCAGAGGTACCTGAGGCGTACAAGCTCAGTGATGCTCTCGCTGGTGCTCAGTGTCCTCATCACGCTTTCGAAAAAACCTAAGATGGTGAGCAAGGTGTAGCCAAGCGGAGCCACGTTGGCAGCTggggcctggggcagtgggtgatgCGGTGGCTTGGCCTTGGCTGGGAGTCAGGAGGTGGGGTGTCAGGTCCAGTCACCCTCCCTGCtacggagggggctggtgggtgccggcggagccctccaggcacagagggtTACCAGTCCATCTGCCCCTTCCGCCTGGTCGGTAAAGGGCATGGCTGAGTAAGGGGATGCTGCTCTCCCgcaatcccttcccttcctcctgctctccctgcatgcCATCAGTGGCCACTGCCggccaggaggctgctgcagtgactcctgtgacacctgctgggaagcagcacggGAGGCTGGTGCTTAGCAACCAgtgcatttttgccagggtggcCTTTCACCACTTCATCCTaaggaaactgtgtgtttcatacaggcaacagaaatgcaggtcctgctgccagACATCATGGAGAACCTGCAGGATGCCAACGCTGATGCCAAGATGAAGGccctggtgttcctcaggagcaTGATGGGTGACGCGAAGACTGAGGAGGCCAGcctcattgctgtgcagctggcgGAGAAGCTCCCACCCCTCTTTGATGATGTAAGGCTGCCGCGGGCACCTCAGCCCTACAGATGGGCGCTCTGCACAGACAGCtgcccctcagcccagcccggtgggcagcgctcgggcagggctgccctcctcgCCCCTCTTGCCTGGCCTttcagggctctggggccacTCAGCCTCAGCTGCACAGCGGGCCCACAGCTCCTGTGTTCGGGATCcgagcccagagcatctcccctcacatcagCCACGCTAACGCCCTTGCTCACcgtgggcagggagcggctgtTGATGAAGTCCccctgtgctcctccctgccaggagtccagccaggtgcgggagctctccatcagcctcttcaaagATGTGATGAAGGCCGTGGTGgggacaaacaagaaaaagatgaagaagagagtGCAGAGGGTCCTGCTCCCGCTCTTCCTCCACATGAGCGACGAGATCGAAAGCGTGGCACAGGTACAGTGACCAGCGACCAGTGTCACGGGGAAGGGTGTGCTGACAGCGCAGTCCAGCGGCGGACtggccctgcatccctgcatcaaagctctgcccaccctgggcctggccgtgaaggagctggggcagccccagctgggcagccaagcGTCCTGCCGGGGGATGCccgtgggaggtgctgctggcccggtcctgccccgctgtctctggcactgctgccctccctgcctacAGCCCAGGGCCcgcagctcctttgcccttcactttgcccccagccctggcggcagctcagcagctcctgaggaTCTCTCTTCTGCTGGCCGGCAGCATGAGACAcccgaggtggtggctgccccgtgtccctgccctgggcactgaaCCCAGTTCAGCCTCGGTCCCCCGCTGCCTCTTCCCAtaaggggctgggaaaggctcgcagcctggacaagaggaggaggatgccagctctccttccctgggctctggtgccatctcccagtctctgcttctctgcaggcctCAAGGGACACCCTCCTCGCCTGTGCCGAgttcctggggtggaggaagctcAGCCACCTGGCCAAGACAAACCAGACGCACCTGATCGGAGAGTCCTTGGTGAGGACAagccccaagccccagggccGGGTGGACAAGGGCTGCTCCAGGTGCCCGTGGGCTGCGCTGTGcaaccctgcctctgctcccgcctGGAGCATGCGGCCTGCAGCtgcattctccttccctgccctcaagcacggagcccccaagggctcttctccaggcccctctcccctccctgcccccgggaTGCTGAAGGAGACCCCGGCCCATCTGGGTCCTGGCAGTGGGACAGAGGAGTCTCGCCGTCCTCCGGCCCCCTccgcctgcagctccctctggacctcagccccacagggctcctggctgggagacGGGAAGCGCCgggagggaaagggggtgctGGTAGGAGGGGCTGGTCCAGATGGCTGCCGAGGGTCTGTGCCAGCCCCGTTCCCTTGTTCTCTCTCCAGTTAGTGCACgacaggagcagggcagaagactATCTGTTTCAGAGCCTGCAGTACCTGCGCAACGCTCAGGCCACCTTGCGAGAGGTGGCTGTCAGGTTCATTGGTGAGCCACGTCCCCCGGGGTCGCTCTTTTGGCGGCCaggcccctgtccccaccgctgcaccggcagtgaggggcagccctgcggtgccagagccctggctgccctcTGCAGGGCCCACCACacaggtgggctcgctgggagccttgctcagtcccactgcccttgggtgctgccattccctgggctcagccctgctgaggagcaggagggcgtgcagccccgagctggcagggccaggggccgtgctgccgggcgtgtgctggggagcagagctctgacacGAATTCTGTGCCTAGGGCTTGCCGTGCAGCACCTGAGGAACCTAAGTCAGACCAAGGTGTGGAATGTCTGCAACGGTGAGtaggggcagtgctgggctggtggggcagggga encodes:
- the LOC134522109 gene encoding uncharacterized protein LOC134522109, with protein sequence MAERPPSSPRVAWEEVAAPRETRSPAEPYAVTMVQPLQMGETLPEENPEHPELEPGWDSEGSCSLSSLDSSESTTVFGLHLEPSQVTDIVLIAIEALTADDISDRQMGSNILDMVVLDPGYWLTDVPKFMRYIHKNVECICTEPARHSLDSLLLRMTEWCPREVVRSLLKISPTCDSAALAMWEVMISVPWILWSVLTELLSVLQDQRVRKVFSCATEDACIYPLALLLYTDIDAEEFAALYRAQRYLRRTSSVMLSLVLSVLITLSKKPKMVSKV